A genome region from Methylohalobius crimeensis 10Ki includes the following:
- a CDS encoding DUF6650 family protein: MNFKEITKLLTGFSTPIFGVSWNPPKPESDVAQRLINELEDRRVLYAPESVEIPSHCVDSIIEIRHILTGELHNVSPESNLASTIKAMRASCRKFLDTVQKDQRVIEFGAHPGHFANWHFNSAIGELRGVFGVHLAQVAAQYGISIDEPLSTILPIEAEET, from the coding sequence GTGAATTTCAAGGAAATCACAAAACTGTTGACAGGATTTAGCACTCCAATATTTGGTGTTTCATGGAATCCGCCAAAGCCGGAATCAGACGTTGCTCAACGACTGATTAATGAATTAGAAGACCGCAGAGTTCTCTACGCTCCAGAGTCAGTGGAGATTCCCAGTCACTGCGTAGATTCAATAATTGAAATAAGGCATATCCTTACTGGTGAACTGCACAACGTAAGTCCAGAATCAAATCTCGCAAGCACCATTAAGGCCATGAGAGCATCATGCAGGAAGTTTCTTGATACCGTACAAAAAGATCAGCGTGTTATAGAGTTTGGTGCTCATCCAGGTCATTTTGCTAATTGGCATTTTAATAGTGCAATTGGTGAGCTTCGCGGAGTCTTTGGAGTTCATTTAGCGCAAGTGGCGGCTCAGTATGGCATCAGCATCGATGAGCCTTTATCAACAATACTGCCCATTGAGGCAGAAGAAACGTAA
- a CDS encoding transposase: protein MARLTRVAPVGVPQHILQRGNNRQVCFASEEDMKAYLNWLKELSLKHQVDVHAWVLMTNHVHLLCNIWGQSNIYLLSLPC, encoded by the coding sequence ATGGCAAGATTAACCCGGGTTGCCCCTGTCGGCGTGCCTCAACATATCCTACAGCGAGGAAATAACCGGCAGGTCTGCTTTGCCAGTGAAGAAGACATGAAAGCGTATCTCAACTGGCTCAAAGAGTTGTCCCTGAAGCATCAGGTCGATGTGCATGCCTGGGTCTTGATGACCAATCATGTGCATCTGCTGTGTAATATTTGGGGTCAGAGTAACATTTATCTGTTATCATTGCCTTGTTGA
- a CDS encoding transposase — MARLTRVAPVGVPQHILQRGNNRQVCFASEEDMKAYLNWLKELSLKHQVDVHAWVLMTNHVHLLCTPWKENAISRMMQSIGRLYVRYYNHTYQRSGTLWEGRFKSCLAQSERYLLELYRYIELNPVRAGMVDDPGDYSWSSYAVNALGVESELQTPHPEYLALGKTKDERLSNYRALFKAHVGTDLLKEIRENINKGLALGNERFTSQIEALTKQRVTPRKPGRPRNRNIEA; from the coding sequence ATGGCAAGATTAACCCGGGTTGCCCCTGTCGGCGTGCCTCAACATATCCTACAGCGAGGAAATAACCGGCAGGTCTGCTTTGCCAGTGAAGAAGACATGAAAGCGTATCTCAACTGGCTCAAAGAGTTGTCCCTGAAGCATCAGGTCGATGTGCATGCCTGGGTCTTGATGACCAATCATGTGCATCTGCTGTGTACCCCTTGGAAAGAAAATGCCATCAGCCGTATGATGCAATCCATCGGACGCCTGTATGTTCGCTACTATAATCATACCTACCAGCGCAGTGGCACGTTGTGGGAAGGTCGTTTCAAATCCTGTTTGGCTCAAAGTGAGCGGTATCTGCTTGAACTCTATCGCTATATCGAATTAAATCCGGTCAGAGCGGGTATGGTTGATGATCCCGGTGACTATAGCTGGTCGAGCTATGCGGTCAATGCATTGGGCGTGGAAAGTGAATTACAGACGCCGCATCCAGAATATCTGGCTTTAGGGAAAACGAAAGATGAGCGGTTGAGCAACTACCGCGCTTTGTTTAAAGCGCATGTCGGAACAGACTTATTAAAGGAAATCAGGGAGAATATTAATAAAGGACTGGCGCTGGGAAACGAGCGGTTCACATCACAAATAGAAGCATTAACCAAGCAACGCGTCACGCCAAGAAAGCCGGGAAGGCCACGAAATCGTAATATTGAAGCATAA